A stretch of DNA from Candidatus Flexicrinis affinis:
ATATCTAGCACGCCGCGAGGCGTGCGGCGATTTGCGCGTAGGTCTCGCCGGTTTCGGGGTGGCGCTCGTCGGGCGCGATCTCGGCCAGTGGGACCGCGACGAAGGCGTGTTCGAGGATGCCGCGCGCCGGAACGCGCCACGGCTTGCTGCCGAACGTCAGCACCGAATCGCCCCACAGCAGGAGATCGAGGTCGAGTTCGACCGGGCCGTACGGCGTAAGCTGATGGACCCGATCGCGTCCCGCCTCGCGCTCTATGGCGTACAGCGACTGCTTGAAGTCCTCCGGCGTCATGTCGATTTCGAGACGGGCGACGGCGTTGAGATAATCCGGCTGATCGAGATAGCCGACCGGCGCGGTTTGAATCGTCGAAGACACGGCGACCAGCGTGCCCAGCGCGCGCAGGCGCTCGATCGCGAATGCGAGGCGGCGTTCCGGGTCGAGGTTCGAGCCGAGGCCTACGGTGGCGAGCGTCATGAATCAGGCGTACTCCGGCGTCGTCAGGGGAGCGTATAACAGCAGTGTAACGCAGCGGCGGGCAGGCGTCAGCTTGGCGTGATGAGTCCACTCAAAAGTGGTCTATTGTGGCGGGGGAAAACGGGTGTATTGTATGCGCAGATCGAGCGCCAGCGCGTCATGCTGGCGTGTGTTTTGCCTGTGGGCAAGGAACTTATCGTGCTGCGTCGCACTTCTGCACACCCCCGTTCTCTCGTCGAACAGAACGCTCATCACCTCACGGTCGAGATCTTCTGGTTCGGGTTGGCCGTTGCCGCTACCTCGCGCTTCCTGTCGATGTACGCCATTCGCCTTGAAGCATCGCCGTTGGCGCAGGGGTTGATGGTCGCGCTGCCCGGGCTGGTGCTCGGCCTGTCGACCATGTTGGCGCAGTGGTGGCGAAATCGGTACCCGTCGAGCGTGAACGCAATGGCGCTGCCGGGCATGGGGTTCCGCCTGATCTTCCTGCTGCCGTTGTTCACGCCGTTTTTCCCGGCCGAATGGCAAGTGCCGTACTTGCTGGTCGCCGTCACGCTGCCTGCGGTCGCGCAAGGAATCGCCGGCGCGATCTTCCTGACCTTCATGCGCGAGTCGATTGGCGACGACCGCTGGGATCGCCTGAATAGCCGCCGCATGACGTGGTTCAACGTCGGCGTGGCCATCGGCGCGGTGGCATTTGGCGCATTGCTCAGCAAGCTGCCGTTCCCGATCAACTATCAGGTCATGTTCGGCACGGCATTCCTGCTGAGTATCGTCAGCCAATGGTACGTGATGCACACGCGGCCGATCTATGTGACGCCCGCGGCGGTGCCTGCGGCCAATGGTAAAGCACTGCGTGTGATCGACCTGCCGGGTTTCCGCAGCGTGATCATCACGATGCTGATCGCGTTCCTGACATTCCTCAGCATCAACGCGATGGTACCGCTGTTCCTCGTCAACCGTCTGGGCGGCGACGAGACGTTCATCGCCTTCTTCGGCCTTGTCGAACTGGCCGGCGGTGCGCTGATGGGCATGATGGGCGACCGGTTGGTGCACAAGTTCGGTGCGCGCCGTACGGCCTCGATAACGCTCGGCCTGACGGCGTTGGCTCCGATCATCATCGTGTTCGGCGGGAGCCTGCCGCTCGCGCTGATCGCCGGCTTTCTGACGGGGCTGGGCTGGACAGGCACGTCGCTGAGCTTGCTGCGGATGCTGATGGAAAAGGTACCGACCTACGCGATGCCGAAGGCGTCGGCGGTGTATCAACAGGTCGTGGCGATCGGTTCGTTCATCGGTCCGCTGACCGGGAGCGTGCTGGTCAACGGCGGCGTGGACATCGGGCTGGTGCTGGTGCTGGGTGCGGCGCTGCGGTTCGGCGGCGCGCTGGCGATCCGGTTCGACCTGACCGGCGCGCGGCGTACGCGGCTCGACGCTCCTCAACCACACCCAATCGAGGCGGCGGCCCCGGCCTCTGCCGGCGGCGACTAGCGCGGTAGACCTGCACACAATAGCACTCGAATCAGGGCGGATCGACAGCGGTCCGCCCTGATTGATTCGCGCCCAAATCTGGATCGTCATAGAATCCTGCGGGTTGGCCGTTGTGACGGCCCTTGCAACTGAGAGGGTGTGAGTTATGAGGTTGTTGGTCCGCTGTGTACTCGTACTGATGGTAATCCTGAGCATTGTGGGCGGAACATCGGCATAAGCCGCAACCCCGGAGGTCTGCCCGCCATCGATGTTCGTTGGGTGGGGTGCGGCCGGAGTCGTCACGCCCGGCGACTCGAACAACGTGCGCGCCGAACCCACGACCTCTGGCGCGCTAGTCGGCAAGATCAGCCCGAGCGATCCGTTCCGCGTGATGTACCAGAGCGCGACGTGTGCAGACGGTTACTTGTGGATCGAAATCCAGACGATGACCCTGCGCGGCTGGACGGTCGAGCGTTCGCTGGACGGCGGGGAGCCATTCCTGATGGCGTTTGCGCCTGAGCCCGTCGAGGTGGGTGAGCGCGCCGAGGACGGGACGATTCGTGTCGAGGCCGGCGGCGTCGCGTTTACCGTGCCGGCGGGGCTGGGCATTGAACGCATCACGATGACACCCGAGATCGGGTTGTTTGGCGACGTGATGAGCGCGCAGCCCAGCTCGCTGGTGTTCGAGTTTTACCAACCGGACATCGACCGGGTGCGCGGCAGCATCGAAATCTACCCGTATGAAATCATCGACGCGGTGTATGAGCTGTACCGCTATTCTGAGCTGGAGACGCTGCTGACTGAACAGCCGAATCTGCTGGATTATGCGGCGCGCAACCGCATGCCCCAACTTCCGCTTGCGGGCGCGGCGGCGCTGTTTGGCGGGGCGGGCGCGTACCTGACCGGTGCAGACGGCATCGGGATGCGCTTCCTGACGTATTTCGCGCAGGACTGGGTGCTGTTCGATCAGGACGACTCGTTCGAGTATCTGTACCGCGGGTTCACGACCGACCGCAACTTCTTCGTCACCGCGCAGGACTTTTGGGCAAATCCGCCCGCCGGCACAATCCCGACCAACGGCAGCAGGGCGGATGAGCTGTATCCGCGCTACCTGCGCCAGTTGGAAGCCAATCTCGCGGCGCAGCCTGCGAGCGCCTTCACGCCCGACCTCGCGCTGCTGGATTCGATCTTCACGTCGTTCACGGTCACCGACATCGACGCGCTGCTGACGGTGATTCCATAAGGGTGCAAACCGGGGGCGTTACCTCGCGCCCCCGGTTGTTCTTGCGCTGCTTAACGAGACGGGGCGATGGTCATCACGTATGGTGTCCGGACTTGATCACGCACCGCGAGCGATGTTACGACAACACGAAACACGCTGTTGACCGGATCGACCGCAACAGTGCCGCTGCGCCCGCACGCGATGGTTGCACCCGTCGCGACAACAGTTGCCGCGGCAAGGTTGTTGACCGGGCACGTCAGGGTTACGGTATAAGTTGTCGATTGGGTGATCGCGCCGATCACGAACCCGAAGTCGATGATGTCCGTAGTGTCGCCACTCGGGCCTGAAACCTCGTTCTGAACAGTACCGCCGCGTTCATCGAATGTGATGGTGAAGATGGTATCCGGTGGTGAGACATCCGGCGTCGATGTGGCCGAAGGTATCGCTAAGGCTGTAGGCACCGGCGTCAACGTAGCCGCGGACGTCGCGGTTGCGTTGGGTGTGGACGTCGCGGTTTGCGTTGGGAAATTGCAGTTGAACGGGTCGCTAGGCGGGCAGAACTGGGTTGGCTGTGGGGTTGTGGCAAGCCCTGTCGCGATGTTGTTCAGACCTGCCTGATAAGTCAGGAACCAATTCGGTGTGCCCGCGTTCGGATTGATCGTCGCAGTCGCCGTCGGCGTCGGCGTGGGTTGGACGCCGATCATGTACTGGCCGCCGAACGTGCTGCCCAACGTGAGAAACGTCGAGCCTAGCCCGTCGACAGCAAACACGATGCGCACCGTAATCGTTGCCTCGTAAACGTCGGGCTCTACTTGCAGTACGATGCCCTCGAAGCGGGCAATCCCGTTCTGTGTCGGAATGGAGTCGATTGCGCCGGGCACCACCTCACCGCGTGGATTCCGGAGTGTGATATCGACCATGAAGTAGGTATTCGGGCCGTAGTAGTCATCGGGTACGAGTGCGTTGGTAGCATCGATGATCCGCACCTCGAAGGTCAGCGGAGCGGTCTGAAACCCGCTGAGCGAGAAGTCCGACCGCTGCATTGGGATGATGCCCGCTGGATGTTCGGGAACGATGATACTGGGCAGCGGACTGACAAACGCCTGCGCTTGGACGGATGATGGCGAGACAAGCAGGATCGATACGAAGACGAACAGCGGGATCAGCACGGTCAGGATGCGAAGACGGGCGCGATTATGCATAAAATCTCTTTTGCCTTCAGAGGCGACTATAGACACAGGACGCATTATCGCGGCGGCGGCAGGCGCGGAGCACCGTCAGCAGCACTGTCGATTGCAGCACAGTATATGGGTTTTCCATAACGCGCAAACGACGCTGGCTATGCGGTGGCCATAGAATCGGTTGGATAGGCGAAGGCGAACCTGATAGAGTCTACCTGAATGTTTGGGATGACACGCGCTCAACATTGCACCCAAAGTCAGGAGAAGCAATGGATAAGACTCCGCCTAGGATCAAGCCCGATTCGTGGATTGTCTCGGCAGGTCGCTCTCTCGGGGCCGGCGAACCACTCAACATACCGCTGATTCCAGCATCTAGTTTCATCATCGGCAGCGGGCGCGAGTACTCGCGAGATGATGGGACACCGACATGGGAGGCTCTGGAAGAAATCGTCGGCGGTCTTGAAGGGGGTAGAGCGATCGCGTTCGCCTCAGGCATGGCCGCCATTGCTGCGATCTTCGATCAGCTTGCAGCGGGGGCCGTTGTCGTTCTGCCGGACGACTGCTACCAAGGCGTTGCTGGTCTTGCTGCAGCGGGCGCTGAACGAGGTCGTTGGACGGTGCAGCGGGTGGCCGTGGACGATACAGATGGCTGGATTCGCGCGTGTGGAACTGCGGATCTGGTCTGGCTTGAGTCGCCGTCGAATCCGATGCTCACGGTCGCCGATCTTTCCGCAGTTTGCGCGGCGCCACGCAAGGCTGGAACAATCATGGCTGTGGACAACACGTTCGCAACGCCCCTGAATCAGCAACCGCTGAACTTAGGCGCTTCGGTGTCGCTGCAATCTGTAACCAAGTTCATCGGTGGTCATTCGGACTTGTTGTCAGGCGTCGCCACCACGAGAGATGATTCGCTTTGGCACGCACTCAAAAAGACCCGAGAACTGACTGGTGCAACCCCCGGAACTCTTGAGTCGTATCTTGCGGTGCGGGGCGCCAGAACGCTCGCCTTGCGTTTGCATCGGGCACAGCAAACAGCGATGGTGCTGGCTCAGCGCCTTGAGGCACACCCACAAGTGGTTCGTGTTCGGTATCCCGGCTTGCCCTCTCACCCGACCCACGCTGTTGCGAAACGTGTGCTCAAGGGCTACGGGACGATCATTTCGTTCGATCTACGTGGCGGGGCGGACTTTGCCGACAGGGTCTGCCGAAGCACTAGCCTCATCCACCATGCGACAAGTCTCGGAGCGGTTGAGTCGACTATGGAGCGTCGAGCCGCGATTCCGGGACAGGGACATCTGCCTCCGTCGCTGTTAAGGCTCAGCGTTGGTATCGAGGATGCTGACGATCTCTGGAATGACCTCGCAGCGGCAATACGCACTGCAGAGGGTTGATGTGGTTGATAAGCCTCGCACGGCAGCCTTCCGCCGTGTTTGGTTCGGTTAGGTTCATGGCGGCGACGGCGAACCTTCGCTACTATAGTCGATGCAGGCCGAACATCGGCAGCAGGGTTTTCAACTTAATCGTTTTTCACAGTAAGGATAGACCTATGTATTCCGGCCTTGAGGTCATCGATTTTCACACCCACTTTCCAACACGGAGACCGTGGTTCGAGGGGATGGCGCCGGACATGCGCAGCGAGTACATCGCGCGGCGCGGCGAACGGCGCGCCAAACTGATCGCAGAGCAGGCCGCCGCCTACAGCGCCAACTGGCGTGCGGCGTGGGGCTACCAGCCGCCTGAAAGAGACCTCCCCGATGACGACGTACAGGCCGACCGCTGGCAGGCCGAGATCGATCGCTACGGGCTGCGGGCAGTCGGTTTTGTCACGGGGGGCGGCAACGATGCGCTCGGGCAGGTCATCAAGCGTAACCCCGACCAATTCATCGGTTTTGCCCACAATTACCCGTTCGCGGAGAACGCGGCCGACGAACTGCGCCGGGCAATCACCGAACTAGGGATGAAGGGCTACAAACTGCTCGCCCCGAATCTGGACCGGCCGATCGAGGACGAGGCAGCCTATCCGGTCTGGGAGGTTTGCGCCGAGTACAACATCCCGGTACTGGTTCACTTCGGTATACAGGGCGGCGGTGGCGGCATCGCGTGGCACGAGAACATCAACCCGCTCAAGCTGCACAACGTCGCCAAAGACTTCCCCGATGTGACGTTCGTTGTCCCGCACTTCGGCTGTGCGTGGATCCGCGAAACGCTGCAGTTATGCTGGGCGTGCCGCAACGTGTGCATCGACACGTCCGGGTCGAACCAGTGGGTCGCGTGGGTGGACGGCGACTGGACGACCAAGAAGCTGTTCCGCAAGTACATGGAGACGATCGGCGCAGAGCGCATCATCTTCGGCAGCGATTCCAGCTACTTCCCGCGCGGGTTCGCCGTGCGCTACCTTGACGATCAGATCCGGGACTGCCGGGAGCTGAACCTGACGCACGAACAGCAGCAGCTCATCTTCGGGGGGAATGCCGCGCGGTTGTTCAAGATCGACCTTCACGCTGGGGCTTAACAGGCAGTCTGCGAGGACCGCCTGTCAATGTCTGTCTGATTCTTTTTCGTAGTGAGGAGTCTGGAGATGTCACGTTCAAAATTCACGGTGTTTCTCTTGTCCTGTCTCCTTGTCCTGCTGATGAGTTCGCAGGCGTTCCTACAGGACGATGTCATTGAAATCGAGTACTGGCAGTACAACTTCGGCGGCCGTATCGAGGCCATGGATGACCTGATCGCGCAGTTCGAGGCGGCCAACCCGGATGTGCGCGTCATCCATAACAGCGATATCGCCTACGACAACTTCCGCGACGAAATCGCGGCGTCCGCGCCTGCCGGCGTCGGCCCTGACGTGGTGACCCTGTTCTATGGCTGGATCCCGGCGTTTGTCGATGCCGGCTATCTCGTCCCGCTGCCTGAAGAAGACTTCCCGGCAGAGTGGATCGAGAGCTACTTCTCGCCGATGGTCGCCGAGTCCAAGTTCCTCGATCAGTACTGGTCGATCCCGACGGCGGTTCGCACCCTCGCGCTGTTCTGGAATAAGGACATGTTCGAAGCCGCCGGCCTCGACCCGGAAAAGCCGCCGACGACCCTCGAAGAGCTGGTCGAGATGGCGCAGGCGCTGACGATCTATGACGGCAACGGCACCGAAATCCTGAACATCGCGCAGGAAGGCTTCCCGCCGCAGTTGTCCGGCCAGTGGCATCACTGGTTCCGCGAAGTGCTGCTGCGCCAGTACGGCGGCGTGCCCTACAGCGACGACCTGCGGTCGGTAATGTGGAATTCGCCGGAAGGCTGCGAAGCGTTCACGTACATGTCGGACTTCGAGACGGTGTACAAGACCGGCAGCAACGACCTGTTCACAGACGCGACCAACGCGTTCGTGACCGGGCTGGCGGCCATCCACATCGACGGTTCCTTCCGTTTGGGGACGATCAGAAACAACAATCCGGACTTGAACTACGGCGTGGCCGAACTGCCGGTTGGACCCAATGGTGAACGGCACAACTTCGGGTCGTACTGGACGCACGGCATCACCCGCCGGGCGGCTGGCGATGAGCGCCGGATGGACGCCGCGGTGCGCTTCCTCAAGTTCATCACCACGGCCGAAGCCGGGTTGACGTGGGTGGAATACACTGGTGAGCTGCCCGCGCAGTTGGAAGCGGCAGCCGATGAAGAGCTGTTGGCAGATCCGATCCTTGGGCCGTTTGCCGCCAGCCTTGCGTACTCGCACGCGACATTCTTCGTCGACGAGACCGCCCAGCGCCAGGTGCTGATCGATGCCTTCGACAACATCCGGCTTGCCGGTGTCGACCCGTGTCAGGCGCTGAACGACGCTGCGCTGGTCGAGCAGGAAATCCTCGATCAGTTCTGGGCCGATCAATAAACGTGCAGCCAGACCGTCGGGCTGTGGGCTGGTTCTCCTGCAGCCCGATGGTCTTCCTCGCATCGCTCCCCAATCGCCAGCATATAACAGATGGTGAAGCATGTTTCAGCTGACTCTTGCTAGGAAAAAGATTCTTTGGGCGTATCTGTTTCTAGCGATACCGCTGATCTTCTTTCTATACATCCGTATTTACCCGACGCTGTTCGCCTTCGAGATGAGCCTGTACGACTGGAATCCGCTTGCGGAGGAGCAGGAGTACATCGGGACGGAGAACTACGAACGGCTGGCGACCGAACTGAACAATCCCCGGTCGGTGACGCGCGCCGCGTTCAGCAACACGATCGTGTACGTGGTGCTGGGGGTGCCCATCCAGCTCTCGATTGCGCTGCTGGTCGCGCTGATGCTGAACGAAATCGGCCGCTTGACCATGCTGTACCGGCTGTTGTTCTTTCTGCCGTTTGTCACGTCGACCATTTCCATCGCGTGGGTGTTCAGGGCGCTGTATCAACCACAATTCGGGTTCTTGAACGTCTTGCTGACGTTGTTTTCACTGCCCCAGCAGCCGTTCCTGAAAAGCCCGACGCAGGCGCTGCCCTCGATTCTGGCGATGATCATCTGGCAGGGGTTGGGGTTCGCGGTCATCATCTTTTTGGCCGGCGTCAAGCAGATTCCGCGTGATTACTACGAGGCCGCGACAGTCGACGGGGCGAACCGCTGGCAGTCCTTCCGGCGCATTACCCTGCCGCTGCTCAACCCGAGCATCGTCTACCTGATCGTGCTGCAATCCATCTCCTTTTTGCGGACGTTTGCGCCGGTGTTGGCGATGACGACGCAGGGTGACGGCGGCCCGCTGAATTCAACGACGACGGTCGTGCTGCGAATATATCGAGAAGCGTTCCAGCGATTCGATATGGGTTTCGCCGCGGCACAGACTGTGTTTTTGTTTGCGATCATCTTGGTGGTGACCATCGTCCAGATGCGCCTGACCACCCGAGCTACGGATTGAACGCGATGTCTCGTGCTGCAGCTTGGCCCTATAAGACTTTCTCGTACCTCATGCTGACGCTGATCGGCCTGACGATGATCGTCCCGTTCGCATGGATGATTGCGACTTCGTTCAAGCCCGCGACCGAAATCCTGCGTCCAAACTTCTTCCCGGTCGCGCCCACGATCGCCAATTACGAGACCGTGCTGTTTGATACGGCGCTGCCGCGCTGGTACTGGAACTCGATCGTGGTCGCGGTGATGAGCACCGTCAGCGTCGCGTTTTTCGACTCGCTGGCCGGGTACGTGTTCGCCAAGTATCAGTTCCCCGGCAAGCGGATCATTTTCATCCTGTTCCTCAGCTCGTTGATGGTGCCGACGGAGATGCTGATTATCCCGTGGTACATCATGTCGGTGCATCCGATCGTCGGCTCAAGTTGGGTCGATACGTACTGGGGCATAGCGTTTCCGGGCTTAATCACGGCGGCGGGCGTATTTCTGATGCGCCAATTCATGCAGGGCGTTCCCAACGAACTGCTGGACGCGGCGCGCATGGACGGGGTGAGCGAGTTCGGGTTGTTCTGGCGAATCGCGATACCGCTCGCCTTGCCGGCGGTTGGCGCGCTGTGCATCTTCAACTTCCTCGGCAACTGGAACGCGTTCATCTGGCCCCTGATCATCACGTCGGCGCGGGACATGATGACCTTACCGGTCGGGATCCAATTCTTCTCGACAGAAGCGGGGGCGGATTGGCATCTGATCATGACTGGGGCGACGCTCTCGGTAGTGCCGCTGCTGCTGATCGTCATCTTCTTCCAACGCTACATTATCGACGGCATCGCGCTGACCGGTATCAAGGGCTGATCGTGGCAGAACACGCTGGCAAGTTCCCGCACCCGCTGTATGAAGAACACGTGCTGAAGCCGTTCTTTCGAGACGCGCAAACGTACTACTACGAGCCGATGCTCAAGGCCAACCGGGCGCACGCGGTCATGCTGGCGCAGTGCGGCATCATCACCCGCGACAACGCGCGCGCGCTGCTCGCCGCGCTGGCGCAGGTCGAGGCAGCGGGGCTGTCCGCACTGGTTTATCAGTCCGGCGTCGAGGACCTGTTCTTTGCGATGGAACGGCGGCTGATCGAGATTGCCGGGGCCGAGCATGGCGGCAACCTCCAGTTGGCGCGCAGCCGCAACGACCTCGGATATGCGCTCACGC
This window harbors:
- the folK gene encoding 2-amino-4-hydroxy-6-hydroxymethyldihydropteridine diphosphokinase; amino-acid sequence: MTLATVGLGSNLDPERRLAFAIERLRALGTLVAVSSTIQTAPVGYLDQPDYLNAVARLEIDMTPEDFKQSLYAIEREAGRDRVHQLTPYGPVELDLDLLLWGDSVLTFGSKPWRVPARGILEHAFVAVPLAEIAPDERHPETGETYAQIAARLAAC
- a CDS encoding MFS transporter, whose product is MLRRTSAHPRSLVEQNAHHLTVEIFWFGLAVAATSRFLSMYAIRLEASPLAQGLMVALPGLVLGLSTMLAQWWRNRYPSSVNAMALPGMGFRLIFLLPLFTPFFPAEWQVPYLLVAVTLPAVAQGIAGAIFLTFMRESIGDDRWDRLNSRRMTWFNVGVAIGAVAFGALLSKLPFPINYQVMFGTAFLLSIVSQWYVMHTRPIYVTPAAVPAANGKALRVIDLPGFRSVIITMLIAFLTFLSINAMVPLFLVNRLGGDETFIAFFGLVELAGGALMGMMGDRLVHKFGARRTASITLGLTALAPIIIVFGGSLPLALIAGFLTGLGWTGTSLSLLRMLMEKVPTYAMPKASAVYQQVVAIGSFIGPLTGSVLVNGGVDIGLVLVLGAALRFGGALAIRFDLTGARRTRLDAPQPHPIEAAAPASAGGD
- a CDS encoding PLP-dependent transferase → MDKTPPRIKPDSWIVSAGRSLGAGEPLNIPLIPASSFIIGSGREYSRDDGTPTWEALEEIVGGLEGGRAIAFASGMAAIAAIFDQLAAGAVVVLPDDCYQGVAGLAAAGAERGRWTVQRVAVDDTDGWIRACGTADLVWLESPSNPMLTVADLSAVCAAPRKAGTIMAVDNTFATPLNQQPLNLGASVSLQSVTKFIGGHSDLLSGVATTRDDSLWHALKKTRELTGATPGTLESYLAVRGARTLALRLHRAQQTAMVLAQRLEAHPQVVRVRYPGLPSHPTHAVAKRVLKGYGTIISFDLRGGADFADRVCRSTSLIHHATSLGAVESTMERRAAIPGQGHLPPSLLRLSVGIEDADDLWNDLAAAIRTAEG
- a CDS encoding amidohydrolase; the encoded protein is MYSGLEVIDFHTHFPTRRPWFEGMAPDMRSEYIARRGERRAKLIAEQAAAYSANWRAAWGYQPPERDLPDDDVQADRWQAEIDRYGLRAVGFVTGGGNDALGQVIKRNPDQFIGFAHNYPFAENAADELRRAITELGMKGYKLLAPNLDRPIEDEAAYPVWEVCAEYNIPVLVHFGIQGGGGGIAWHENINPLKLHNVAKDFPDVTFVVPHFGCAWIRETLQLCWACRNVCIDTSGSNQWVAWVDGDWTTKKLFRKYMETIGAERIIFGSDSSYFPRGFAVRYLDDQIRDCRELNLTHEQQQLIFGGNAARLFKIDLHAGA
- a CDS encoding extracellular solute-binding protein translates to MSRSKFTVFLLSCLLVLLMSSQAFLQDDVIEIEYWQYNFGGRIEAMDDLIAQFEAANPDVRVIHNSDIAYDNFRDEIAASAPAGVGPDVVTLFYGWIPAFVDAGYLVPLPEEDFPAEWIESYFSPMVAESKFLDQYWSIPTAVRTLALFWNKDMFEAAGLDPEKPPTTLEELVEMAQALTIYDGNGTEILNIAQEGFPPQLSGQWHHWFREVLLRQYGGVPYSDDLRSVMWNSPEGCEAFTYMSDFETVYKTGSNDLFTDATNAFVTGLAAIHIDGSFRLGTIRNNNPDLNYGVAELPVGPNGERHNFGSYWTHGITRRAAGDERRMDAAVRFLKFITTAEAGLTWVEYTGELPAQLEAAADEELLADPILGPFAASLAYSHATFFVDETAQRQVLIDAFDNIRLAGVDPCQALNDAALVEQEILDQFWADQ
- a CDS encoding sugar ABC transporter permease, producing MFQLTLARKKILWAYLFLAIPLIFFLYIRIYPTLFAFEMSLYDWNPLAEEQEYIGTENYERLATELNNPRSVTRAAFSNTIVYVVLGVPIQLSIALLVALMLNEIGRLTMLYRLLFFLPFVTSTISIAWVFRALYQPQFGFLNVLLTLFSLPQQPFLKSPTQALPSILAMIIWQGLGFAVIIFLAGVKQIPRDYYEAATVDGANRWQSFRRITLPLLNPSIVYLIVLQSISFLRTFAPVLAMTTQGDGGPLNSTTTVVLRIYREAFQRFDMGFAAAQTVFLFAIILVVTIVQMRLTTRATD
- a CDS encoding carbohydrate ABC transporter permease, with amino-acid sequence MSRAAAWPYKTFSYLMLTLIGLTMIVPFAWMIATSFKPATEILRPNFFPVAPTIANYETVLFDTALPRWYWNSIVVAVMSTVSVAFFDSLAGYVFAKYQFPGKRIIFILFLSSLMVPTEMLIIPWYIMSVHPIVGSSWVDTYWGIAFPGLITAAGVFLMRQFMQGVPNELLDAARMDGVSEFGLFWRIAIPLALPAVGALCIFNFLGNWNAFIWPLIITSARDMMTLPVGIQFFSTEAGADWHLIMTGATLSVVPLLLIVIFFQRYIIDGIALTGIKG